In Drosophila pseudoobscura strain MV-25-SWS-2005 chromosome 4, UCI_Dpse_MV25, whole genome shotgun sequence, the following proteins share a genomic window:
- the LOC4817056 gene encoding uncharacterized protein: MTKQQMLFSLILWCLSAPSLTLRIPEDLENGAINALHSESARSLTQCNADPSGEASVAGEYDVCPPSKYRQPTGECNNVSHRKWGARGDIFQRLLEADYADGVSQPRSSRGTHALPDAELVIEQLQRHVESELRHPHITAMLPAWGQLLANDLYEVGQLPISGKCCEREAAVKDPSELQQCFVRAGPDCKEYKRSAPGFDSEACQKHTRQQMNIASAYIDGSGLYGSTRHEFDQLRTYISGGVKVESCRYCQVAGATGALHRALLQQHNNIGEQLAHINPEWSEEDVFLEARRIITATIQHITYNEFLPLVLGQETTAKEGLRLTAEKHSSNYSSSVRGGIYNEFATSAMPAFWSLYPPEMLAKKMSAHELLSIAALQKSLVPSQINAEGWSELALAVHRGRDHGVASYVHALDICERRYADQGGANVTFDTLSQVTNIPEEYITNLRDIYQNAEDVDLLVGALLEEPAVGALFGPTISCLLTLQFEKIKQTDRFWYENEIPPSSFSLEQLKSIRQTSLSGLLCGSHQVSTAQSKAFILEDNYLNSVLDCAQLPKFDLKPWQSNAEDEVHVEHVEVEPETKEAIAELSPELIEAAVERAKLELEERRRFEYEVWRTRGGISARSPDGTAASFSKANLAALNMANSSLIFELASNEIVKTLNHITRRKRQIFNPNQNAFNRNELTDTLQTVDISGLIGGAQKHLDTCPEPTQQCDANSPFRTLSGRCNNLRNPNWGKSLTTFSRLLPAQYEDGISAPRVTGVTGTPLPNPRTISTTIHPDISNLHTRYSLMVMQFAQFVDHDLTLTPIHKGFHESIPSCRSCNSRQTVHPECNPFPVPAGDFYYPEVNVTSGERFCFPSMRSLPGQQSLGPRDQINQNTHFLDASMVYGESTCVSNKLRGFSGRMNSTVHPIRGKELLPQSNSHPECKSRSGLCFIGGDDRASEQPGLTAMHTAFLREHNRIVEGLRGVNPHWNGEQLYHHTRRIVSAQVQHIVFNEFLPRILSWNAVNLYGLKLLPQGYYKDYNPSCSPIVFNEFAAAAFRIGHSLLRPHIPRLSVQHQPVDPPLLLRDGFFRMDALLQPGLIDEILRGLVATPMETLDQFITGEVTNHLFEDRKIPFSGIDLVALNIQRARDHGIPSYNNYRALCNLKRATNWNDLSREIPTEVISRFQKVYASVDDIDLFPGAMTERPLQGGLVGPTLACIIGIQFRQLRKCDRFWYENQAPEVKFTEAQLAEIRKVTLAKIVCENLEITGDMQRAAFDLPSNFLNPRVPCASMPQIDLNAWRENVQGCQIGSRNVRVGESAFPSPCTSCVCSSEGAQCASLRITDCGQLIRQWPKEAILRDEVCNSQCGIYLTGQQASGFNPQQRQGQAQPRVTRSRNQNLFKFPDLTPFIASL, encoded by the exons GTGCCTCAGTGCCCCCAGCCTGACGCTACGGATACCCGAGGACCTCGAGAATGGGGCCATCAATGCCCTGCATTCGGAAAGTGCCCGCTCGCTGACCCAATGCAATGCCGACCCGAGCGGCGAGGCTAGTGTGGCCGGCGAGTACGATGTGTGTCCACCGAGCAAGTACCGCCAGCCGACTGGCGAGTGCAACAATGTGTCGCATCGCAAGTGGGGCGCCCGCGGCGACATCTTCCAGCGCCTGCTCGAGGCCGACTATGCCGATGGCGTTAGCCAGCCGCGCAGCTCGCGGGGCACTCATGCTCTGCCCGATGCGGAGCTGGTGATCGAGCAACTGCAGCGCCACGTGGAGAGCGAGCTGCGGCATCCGCACATCACTGCCATGCTGCCGGCCTGgggccagctgctggccaacgaTCTGTACGAGGTGGGACAGCTGCCCATCAGTGGCAAGTGCTGCGAGCGAGAGGCGGCCGTGAAGGATCCCAGCGAGCTGCAGCAATGCTTTGTGAGGGCTGGTCCGGACTGCAAGGAGTACAAGCGATCGGCGCCAGGATTCGACTCGGAGGCGTGCCAGAAAC ACACGCGCCAGCAGATGAACATTGCCTCGGCATACATCGACGGCTCCGGTCTGTACGGATCCACTCGGCACGAATTCGACCAGCTGCGCACCTACATCAGTGGCGGAGTCAAGGTGGAGTCCTGCCGCTACTGCCAGGTGGCTGGTGCCACGGGAGCCCTGCATCGGgctctgctgcagcagcacaacaacatTGGCGAGCAGTTGGCGCACATCAATCCAGAGTGGTCCGAGGAGGATGTCTTCCTGGAGGCCAGACGCATCATCACGGCCACCATCCAGCACATTACCTACAACGAGTTCTTGCCTCTGGTCCTGGGACAGGAGACAACTGCCAAGGAGGGTCTGAGACTGACTGCCGAGAAGCATTCCTCCAACTACTCGAGCTCCGTGCGCGGTGGCATCTACAACGAGTTTGCCACCAGTGCCATGCCCGCCTTCTGGAGCCTGTATCCCCCCGAAATGTTGGCCAAGAAGATGTCCGCCCACGAGCTGCTGTCGATTGCCGCCCTCCAGAAGTCTCTGGTCCCAAGCCAAATCAATGCCGAGGGCTGGTCCGAGCTGGCCTTGGCCGTGCATCGTGGCCGGGATCATGGTGTGGCCTCGTATGTCCATGCTCTGGACATCTGTGAGCGTCGCTATGCCGATCAGGGCGGTGCCAATGTGACCTTTGACACCCTCTCGCAAGTGACCAACATTCCGGAGGAGTACATCACCAATTTGCGCGACATTTACCA AAATGCTGAAGATGTGGATCTGTTGGTGGGCGCTCTCCTGGAGGAGCCTGCTGTTGGAGCGCTCTTTGGCCCGACCATCAGCTGCCTGTTGACCCTGCAATTCGAGAAAATCAAGCAAACTGATCGCTTCTGGTATGAGAACGAGATCCCGCCTTCATCCTTCTCCTTGGAGCAACTGAAGAGCATTCGTCAGACGTCGCTGTCGGGTCTGCTGTGCGGCTCCCATCAAGTGAGCACAGCCCAGTCCAAGGCCTTCATCCTAGAGGATAACTATCT GAACTCTGTCCTGGACTGCGCCCAACTGCCCAAATTCGACCTGAAACCCTGGCAGTCGAATGCCGAGGATGAAGTGCATGTGGAGCATGTGGAAGTGGAGCCAGAGACCAAGGAAGCCATCGCCGAACTAAGTCCCGAGCTCATTGAAGCTGCCGTGGAGCGCGCCAAGCTGGAACTGGAAGAGCGCAGACGCTTCGAATACGAAGTGTGGCGTACAA GGGGTGGCATCAGCGCCCGTTCCCCCGATGGCACAGCCGCCTCGTTCAGCAAGGCCAATCTGGCTGCCTTGAACATGGCCAACTCCTCGCTGATTTTCGAGCTGGCCTCCAATGAGATTGTGAAGACCCTGAACCACATTACCAGGCGCAAACGACAGATCTTCAATCCCAATCAGAATGCCTTCAACCGGAACGAGTTGACAGACACCCTACAAACGGTGGACATTAGTGGATTGATTGGTGGGGCCCAGAAGCACCTGGACACTTGTCCAGAGCCCACCCAGCAGTGCGATGCCAACTCTCCGTTCCGCACCTTGTCCGGCCGCTGCAACAATCTGCGTAATCCCAACTGGGGCAAGTCGCTGACGACCTTCTCGCGTCTGCTGCCCGCCCAGTACGAGGACGGCATCTCTGCGCCCCGCGTGACGGGCGTGACTGGAACGCCTCTGCCCAATCCGCGTACCATTTCGACCACGATTCACCCGGATATCTCCAACTTGCACACACGCTACTCCCTGATGGTGATGCAGTTTGCCCAGTTTGTGGATCACGATCTGACCCTGACGCCCATTCACAAGGGTTTCCACGAGTCCATCCCCAGCTGCCGCTCTTGCAACTCCCGCCAGACGGTGCATCCCGAGTGCAATCCCTTCCCAGTGCCCGCCGGCGACTTCTACTACCCCGAGGTGAATGTGACGAGCGGTGAGCGCTTCTGCTTCCCCTCGATGAGATCGCTGCCGGGCCAACAGTCGCTGGGACCCCGTGACCAGATCAACCAGAACACCCACTTCCTGGACGCCTCGATGGTGTATGGCGAATCGACTTGCGTTTCAAACAAGCTGCGTGGCTTCTCCGGCCGCATGAACAGCACTGTGCATCCGATTCGCGGAAAGGAACTGCTGCCCCAATCGAACTCTCATCCCGAGTGCAAGTCCCGCAGCGGCCTCTGCTTCATTGGTGGCGACGATCGTGCCTCCGAGCAGCCAGGACTCACGGCCATGCACACCGCCTTCCTGCGCGAGCACAATCGCATTGTGGAGGGACTGCGTGGCGTGAATCCTCACTGGAATGGCGAACAGCTGTACCACCATACGCGTCGTATTGTCAGTGCCCAGGTGCAGCATATCGTGTTCAATGAGTTCCTGCCCCGCATCCTCAGCTGGAACGCTGTCAATCTGTACGGACTGAAGCTCCTGCCGCAGGGCTACTACAAGGACTACAATCCCTCCTGCAGCCCTATTGTGTTCAATGaatttgctgccgctgccttccGCATTGGACACTCCCTGCTGCGTCCGCATATTCCACGGTTGAGTGTCCAGCACCAGCCCGTGGATCCTCCCCTGCTGCTCCGCGATGGCTTCTTCCGCATGGATGCCCTGCTGCAGCCCGGCCTCATCGATGAGATCCTCCGTGGCTTGGTGGCCACACCCATGGAGACCTTAGATCAATTCATCACTGGCGAGGTGACCAACCATCTGTTCGAGGACCGCAAGATTCCATTCTCCGGCATTGATCTGGTTGCCCTGAACATTCAGAGAG CTCGCGACCATGGCATTCCATCGTACAACAACTATCGCGCTCTGTGCAACCTGAAACGTGCCACCAACTGGAACGATCTGAGCCGCGAAATACCCACCGAAGTGATCAGCCGCTTCCAGAAGGTCTATGCCAGCGTTGACGACATTGATCTATTCCCCGGTGCCATGACAGAGCGTCCGCTGCAGGGTGGCCTCGTGGGCCCCACCTTGGCCTGCATCATTGGCATTCAGTTCAGGCAGCTGCGCAAATGCGATCGCTTCTGGTATGAGAACCAGGCTCCGGAGGTAAAGTTTACGGAAGCTCAGCTGGCTGAGATCCGTAAGGTGACTCTGGCCAAGATCGTGTGCGAGAACCTGGAGATTACCGGCGACATGCAGCGTGCTGCCTTCGACTTGCCCAGCAATTTCTT GAATCCACGAGTGCCCTGTGCTTCTATGCCTCAGATTGACTTGAATGCCTGGCGTGAGAATGTCCAGGGCTGTCAGATTGGAAGCCGCAATGTGCGTGTGGGTGAATCTGCCTTCCCATCGCCCTGCACAAGCTGCGTGTGCTCTTCAGAAGGG GCTCAATGTGCCTCTTTGCGTATCACGGACTGCGGCCAATTGATCCGTCAGTGGCCCAAGGAGGCTATTCTTCGCGATGAGGTCTGCAACTCTCAGTGCGGCATTTATTTGACCGGCCAGCAGGCCAGCGGTTTCAATCCCCAGCAGCGCCAGGGACAGGCCCAGCCTCGCGTCACCCGTTCGCGCAACCAGAACCTCTTCAAGTTCCCCGATCTAACGCCATTCATTGCTTCCTTGTAA
- the LOC6902915 gene encoding uncharacterized protein codes for MSCKRNMIIVLLANTLSSHIEIQRKAFEELEREFHDDESTMTLCELLDSRHPSELRLCAAQILSKRLSPFDRWTGLSSDMQGNVQKVIFNALQSLNAHVEVVLQQIIVHIVSVLMDHEQTNISGGNCRWTDAVFQYVEAICLSSEPAYRKLGANVLGLMADVAPGVFVHQMDRTQRILVSGLRLADERGLLGTPISDCLCKVWIRSLPTGHKHLTNGTAVSASVPLIMKKLRLATCQDQPDRGNCVFNLLHNLVEFTPEVVRMQLSVVLEDLIPIIEDISLNRALRVQSIEFLGCLIHSWRRDIVRMHWMNKILNALHSLFVERILDLDSQDSDADADVLAAGICVLLKLLQQSSTSKMALRVLNLIEPIVYDEEQQSEAKRGGTQYFLAVMAEGFAHQLSQKCMDRCMSIVQSGQLDSNPVVRRASQYALAKMVECLQPEITLQAATVFSIFYSFLDTDKLSENLLLSKRESIKNSHMFYALETFIESLRPKALQPHLTDLMSRLIPYIQPQQNSLCMQHFALRNITSLARKSSTAFEPYFAPVWDVARALGDVKGDGRDELEIVVRMQFLQVIATLGRVSQEKFTPLCPRLVDLTQELMHNKPDMIEFTYPLMSELAAVVPEKFKEPFPGIISNLFETIDRLNAEGSAFAASEDTDEREEAFRCIKSFAVNLPDLLFPYRSKALSRALKSFGQRKELVQRAACEALSKIIQLEWSSWDMWRAMKLCHKVFPHLIEFMETASDAENVTAVLACVQLLLEDSKTHCRVLKNYANELLLLMQKILQRRLRCQVVKENTTQRALSMERYSEIVYQERQLTEMVGNVLPDLGNRVGQKEFSKHFRRLVIHCERSCMPQVEDGNTSISSHQSIVVYVLSRCIAQLGNKGRPYYNILCDGILKGLLDEKRKVRQRSLLSLKRMILHAKDEVKHIIKAVSGTVITGLHQDTILPVAEQDRFCGLVCLMVITDHQHCPIEQFVDAIIRHIPFGVVQTEYTTVTRCLMVLFAHYYDHIRPHLSKVLRLITSIMDKQEITDKRSHKWKKLLLLIRKKQCDFLKDNSKQRQLLRDDKAEPELLSDDTEMSEILSDDTAMSELYNEEPVLLAREDAMEQSELISDDNNQSELLSDDKEPSELLSDEEQSGLVSNEDKSGLLSDDKELPEPLAKSELFTNDKDQHA; via the exons ATGTCATGCAAGAGGAACATGATTATTGTGTTGCTGGCGAACACGCTCTCGTCGCATATTGAGATACAACGCAAGGCCTTCGAGGAGCTGGAGAGAGAATTCCACGATGATGAAAGCACTATGACTCTATGTGAGCTCCTTGACTCAAGGCATCCGTCAGAGCTGCGTCTATGCGCTGCGCAAATATTATCGAAGCGGCTGTCACCATTCGATCGGTGGACAGGGCTGTCATCGGACATGCAGGGCAATGTACAAAAAGTTATTTTCAACGCGCTGCAGTCACTGAACGCCCATGTAGAAGTTGTTCTTCAGCAGATTATTGTGCATATTGTCAGCGTTCTGATGGATCACGAACAAACCAACATCAGCGGCGGCAACTGTAGATGGACCGACGCCGTGTTCCAGTACGTAGAGGCCATATGTCTCTCTAGCGAGCCAGCGTACCGGAAATTGGGTGCTAACGTGCTGGGCCTTATGGCCGATGTAGCTCCAGGTGTGTTCGTTCATCAAATGGACCGAACTCAGCGGATTCTCGTGAGTGGTCTGCGCTTGGCCGACGAAAGGGGCCTTCTGGGGACCCCGATATCTGATTGTCTGTGCAAGGTGTGGATCCGATCCCTACCCACAGGTCACAAACATTTGACCAATGGAACCGCCGTGTCGGCCTCTGTGCCCCTCATTATGAAAAAACTAAGACTGGCTACCTGTCAGGATCAACCAGATCGCGGCAATTGCGTATTCAATCTTCTCCACAATCTGGTGGAGTTCACACCCGAAGTGGTTCGGATGCAGCTGTCGGTCGTGCTGGAGGATCTGATACCTATAATCGAGGATATCTCATTGAACAGAGCCCTCCGCGTGCAGTCAATTGAATTCTTGGGCTGCCTAATTCACAGCTGGCGACGCGACATAGTCCGTATGCACTGGATGAACAAGATTCTCAATGCACTGCATAGTCTGTTTGTTGAACGTATACTAGATTTGGACAGTCAGGATAgtgatgcagatgcagatgtaCTCGCGGCTGGCATTTGTGTCCTGTTAAAGCTACTCCAGCAATCATCCACATCCAAAATGGCATTACGTGTACTCAACCTCATCGAGCCCATAGTGTATGATGAGGAGCAGCAGTCCGAAGCGAAACGCGGTGGCACACAATACTTTTTGGCGGTGATGGCCGAGGGATTCGCCCATCAACTAAGCCAAAAATGTATGGATCGATGCATGTCCATTGTCCAGAGCGGGCAATTGGATTCAAATCCTGTGGTACGCCGGGCATCACAGTATGCGTTAGCCAAGATGGTGGAATGTCTCCAGCCTGAGATCACACTGCAGGCCGCTACAGTGTTCTCGATCTTCTATAGCTTTCTCGACACGGACAAATTGTCGGAAAATCTGCTACTCTCGAAAAGGGAATCTATCAAAAATTCCCACATGTTCTACGCCCTGGAAACCTTCATCGAGAGCCTGAGACCTAAAGCACTTCAACCGCATTTAACCGATCTCATGTCTCGACTTATTCCCTACATTCAACCGCAACAGAATTCCTTGTGCATGCAGCACTTTGCGCTCCGTAATATCACGTCTCTGGCCCGCAAATCGAGTACAGCATTCGAGCCGTACTTTGCTCCAGTTTGGGACGTGGCTCGAGCATTAGGCGATGTAAAGGGTGATGGACGGGATGAGCTAGAAATTGTAGTCAGGATGCAATTTTTGCAG GTCATTGCCACATTGGGTCGGGTGAGTCAGGAAAAGTTCACCCCCCTGTGTCCCCGGCTAGTAGACTTAACCCAGGAACTGATGCACAACAAGCCCGACATGATAGAATTTACGTACCCGCTAATGTCCGAGCTGGCTGCCGTGGTGCCCGAAAAGTTCAAAGAGCCCTTTCCTGGGATCATCAGCAATCTGTTCGAGACCATTGATCGTCTGAATGCCGAAGGCAGCGCTTTTGCGGCCAGCGAGGATACCGATGAGCGCGAGGAAGCTTTCCGGTGCATCAAAAGTTTTGCCGTCAACTTGCCGGACCTGCTATTTCCATATAGGTCGAAGGCCCTGAGCCGTGCTCTCAAGAGCTTCGGCCAGAGAAAGGAGCTCGTGCAACGAGCTGCCTGCGAAGCGCTCTCCAAGATTATACAGCTTGAGTGGAGCAGTTGGGATATGTGGAGGGCCATGAAGCTGTGCCACAAAGTGTTTCCACATCTGATCGAGTTCATGGAGACCGCCAGTGACGCCGAAAACGTCACCGCCGTCCTGGCCTGTGTCCAACTACTGCTGGAGGATTCAAAGACCCATTGCCGAGTGCTGAAGAACTATGCGAACGAGCTCCTATTGCTTATGCAGAAGATCCTGCAACGTCGGCTGCGGTGCCAGGTTGTCAAGGAGAACACGACGCAGCGAGCGCTGTCAATGGAACGCTACAGTGAAATCGTTTACCAGGAGAGACAGTTGACGGAAATGGTGGGCAACGTGCTGCCCGACCTTGGCAACAGGGTGGGACAGAAGGAGTTCAGCAAACACTTCCGGCGGCTAGTCATACACTGCGAGCGCAGCTGCATGCCGCAGGTCGAGGATGGAAATACGAGTATCAGCAGTCATCAGTCCATCGTCGTTTACGTCCTCTCCCGCTGCATCGCCCAGCTGGGCAACAAGGGAAGGCCATACTATAATATCCTATGCGATGGCATCCTCAAAGGTCTGCTCGATGAGAAGCGGAAGGTGCGACAACGAAGCCTGCTCTCCCTGAAACGGATGATCCTCCATGCCAAGGATGAGGTGAAACATATCATAAAGGCCGTCTCGGGGACTGTTATCACGGGTCTCCATCAGGACACGATCCTCCCGGTGGCCGAGCAGGATCGTTTCTGCGGACTGGTCTGCCTCATGGTCATCACTGATCACCAGCATTGCCCCATCGAGCAGTTTGTCGACGCGATCATCCGCCATATTCCCTTTGGCGTTGTCCAAACTGAGTACACCACTGTGACTCGTTGTCTTATGGTGCTCTTTGCGCACTACTATGACCATATTCGGCCACATTTGTCCAAGGTCCTCCGATTGATCACTTCAATTATGGACAAACAGGAAATCACGGACAAACGGTCCCACAAGTGGAAGAAGTTGCTACTTTTGATCCGCAAGAAACAGTGCGATTTTCTGAAAGACAACTCGAAGCAGCGCCAACTCCTTAGAGACGACAAGGCCGAACCCGAACTCTTAAGCGACGACACCGAGATGTCTGAAATCTTAAGCGACGACACCGCGATGTCCGAATTATATAATGAGGAGCCCGTTCTCTTAGCAAGGGAGGACGCTATGGAGCAGTCGGAACTCATTAGCGACGACAATAACCAGTCTGAGCTCTTAAGCGACGACAAGGAGCCATCCGAACTCTTAAGCGACGAGGAGCAGTCCGGACTGGTTAGCAACGAGGATAAGTCAGGACTGCTTAGCGATGACAAGGAGCTGCCGGAACCCTTAGCGAAGTCCGAACTTTTTACCAATGACAAGGATCAACACGCATGA